TTTACACAGATCAAGAAATGTAATCAATTATGTATTGGAAAGAGAAATTATTAATAACTTTACAATATTATCCTTCGTTAATggtattgaaaagataaattaaagaattgaaagaaaagagagtaataaatagttatggtataaaaggaaaaataacatcaatgtttcattggtattgtaaagcaacttataatttgggacaaatctTTTTCCCGAAgtgacttataatttgggacggagggagtaagtcgttttacaataccaatgaaacattaatgttacttttcctactATACCATAAACtgtttattactctctcttctttcaattctttatttatctttctcataccgttaatgaaggataattttgtaaaatagcATAATTTCTCTTTcctatacaaaattaattacatttcatAATGTGCgcgaaatgaccaaaatgaataatttgggacggagggagtacattatTACAATTTGAAATTCATTGATGGTGACTAATGTAGCTTAACTATTTATATTGCAAGTTTCACtactcatttttcttttgatgcAATGTTCATCTTTTTGTAAGATTGCAGCAAGTCAAATTTATTTCCCTACTCTGTCTGTGCTAAAAGTTCAAGTTCAAGCAAGGTAAAATTGCAGAAAGTATTTAACACTGACAAGAGTGTCTTTATAATTCACCCAAAAAATATCCTACTTAACCTAGCAGAAGAGTAAACAATTTATATCAAACAAGTTTCTAAATGCTCTTTTCACCCACTTCTAGCAGTTCTAGCTTTCACATCTATATACGCTCCGGGAGTGTTTGAATGAACAACTTAATTTAGCACTTATTGAATACatgtttatgtataagctatatTTAATATCAAAGAGGAAAcgtggttaattttttttcatataagtcATAAGCTGTTTATATAAAACCATCCTTAAGAGCTTAAAACAAGTTGAAATTGGCCTATAGACATGCCATAatctattttcataagctctcaaCACACTCACAAGTGGTTATTCTTATTCCAATAGATAAGCTCAAGTATCTTATTCACAAAGCAATTAATGTGCAGGCGCAACCTTAATCTTTGAATAATGGAACACATTTAGCCCCTGAATATGCATTTAGCAACACAAATTAGTCCCAGAATATTGTATTATATTGGTCAAATTTGTCCTCATGGTTCTTGACACTTGAGCTAAATTTACCAGAGAAATAAGTTCAGGGAACTCTGAcacatttcaattatttttatcattcacatGTTTCATCATTCAAACTAGAGTGAAGAGGGAAATTGATCATCGAAATTGTGAGCATCAGTCAAAATAGTCCAAATATTTTGCAAATTTGATAAATACATCGCTGAAATCGTAACGAGTTAGTCAAAATGGTCCCTCTAATAACTTCTACGGTTAGATTGTCAATGACATAGTAAATGAATATGTGGTCTTCCACGTAAATCCTACACCATGGGGATTAAATTGAACATGAAATATATAAGTTAAAAATTAGTTAATGTGTTTGGATCCTGAAGTGATAACCCTAATGTTAACACGAAATGCATAAATTTCACAATGGCaatcaagccttatcccactaagtggggtcggctacatgaatTAAACTAcatcataatgttctatcataaaccctATTTCGATCCAACTCGTTAATCTATATTTCTCATTAGTTTCTTTTATAGTTCTTCGAAGTCTTCCTCTAGCTATCCTCTATTTGATTTACTTTCCTTACCACAGAATTTACACGTCTTCACTCTACATGtatttaaatgacaccaaatgCAAGAATTTAACGTGCCACGTAAATTTCTAGTAATGTGGAGTTCACATGGAAGATCACATGTTCATCTAACATGCAATGTCATAGGCTCTAATAGTAGAAGTTAACGAataaactattttgactaacacgCTACAATGCTACAATTTTAACGATGTAATTGTAAATTCGTAAAATTCAGAGACTATATTAATCAATCCACCCAATATCAACCACTAATTTCCCTATTCACTCTTCAAATCAACTATACATTCTATCGGTAACCAAACTAATCCAACAAATGCAAATCAAGCCTTAAAGCATGTGTAATGTTTTTATACCTTCTAAGAGATTTATCCACAGCCATATTACAAATATAAGGCTTATCTTTCGGCGGATCAGGCGACGGAAGAGTAGAATTAGCACCATAAACATTAAAAGAAATCTCAACAGTCCCAGCCAATTGCATTTCCTCTTCTTCACCATCACCATTAACACCACTTCCTTTATAAAACGCAATCAACGTCGCCATATGCGGCATCAAACTCCTCCTTTCAATCAAATACTGTTTCACAAGAAATCTCAACACATTAATATACCCTTTCGGAAACATCATCGATTCAGCGAAAGAATTCGCCAGCAAGCAAACAATAGCGTCAACTTCGCTGTCACGCATTACTCGAACCCAAACCGTGCCGGATTTGAGGGTGTGAGTGTAAAGGTAAGTGGAGAGGTGGTGGAGGGTGGTGAGTTCGGTGTTTGTGAGGAATTTACCTGGTTTGAGGAAGGAATCGGTTAGGGTTTGGGATTGGGAGGAAGATGAAGTGGAGAAGAGTTTGAAGTGGGGGGGTTTGTTATGGGGAAGTGGGGGTGTGAAAGAGAAATTTCGGCGAGTGGTTTTGGCTGTGATGATGTTGAAACGGTTATGATTGTGTGGGTCCAAAGAGGAGAAAGAGAGTGAAAGAGTTGCGGCCATTGTGGGATTGAAGAGAATAGTTTCTGCGTTAATTGGGGGG
Above is a genomic segment from Medicago truncatula cultivar Jemalong A17 chromosome 5, MtrunA17r5.0-ANR, whole genome shotgun sequence containing:
- the LOC11413638 gene encoding uncharacterized protein, producing the protein MNMMPCYSSSSHYPNHHRPPINAETILFNPTMAATLSLSFSSLDPHNHNRFNIITAKTTRRNFSFTPPLPHNKPPHFKLFSTSSSSQSQTLTDSFLKPGKFLTNTELTTLHHLSTYLYTHTLKSGTVWVRVMRDSEVDAIVCLLANSFAESMMFPKGYINVLRFLVKQYLIERRSLMPHMATLIAFYKGSGVNGDGEEEEMQLAGTVEISFNVYGANSTLPSPDPPKDKPYICNMAVDKSLRRRGIGWHLLKASEELISRMSSSGEVYLHCRMIDEAPFNMYTKADYKIVTTDSILVLLLLQRRKHLMCKKLPLINMPSETDVPFSNDYE